One genomic segment of Longimicrobium sp. includes these proteins:
- a CDS encoding beta-N-acetylhexosaminidase: protein MKKPRRSAFVLALFGLMGAGACRTAPVVAPAPVGAPVAHRIIPAPASVVLAEADSFAITAATGIRVEAGAEAVGAQLAEMLRTPTGFPVPVSASGGSISLSLTAGAALGEEGYELRITRDSVALVAHRAAGLFRGVQTLRQMLPPRIEAEESVQSRRPWKIPAGVIRDRPRFAWRGAMLDVARHFFTVHEVKQYIDAIALYKINVLHLHLSDDQGWRIEIASRPRLAEVGGSTQVGGGPGGFYTQREYSEIVRYAAERHITIVPEIDLPGHTNAALVAYPELSCGKQAPAPYTGIRVGFSALCADQEETYRLVDDVVRELAAITPGPYIHVGGDEVEALTPADYARFIERVQEIVGRHGKRMVGWEEVAKARLRPTTLVQQWRSDSAAVAAVRQGAKLILSPSSRAYLDMRYTRETMLGLNWAGFVEVRHAYEWDPASFLSGVTEANVIGVEAPMWSETVKNMTALQFMAFPRLPAIAEIGWSPAAAKDWESFRVRLAAQAPRWEMMGVNFHRSPQIPWP from the coding sequence GTGAAGAAACCCCGTCGCAGTGCGTTCGTGCTTGCCCTGTTCGGCTTGATGGGCGCGGGCGCGTGCCGAACCGCCCCGGTCGTCGCGCCGGCGCCTGTGGGCGCGCCGGTCGCGCACCGCATCATCCCGGCGCCCGCGTCGGTCGTGCTGGCGGAGGCGGATTCGTTCGCCATCACGGCGGCCACGGGGATTCGCGTGGAGGCGGGGGCGGAGGCGGTCGGTGCGCAGCTCGCGGAGATGCTGCGCACGCCGACGGGGTTTCCGGTGCCGGTTTCGGCCTCGGGCGGGAGCATTTCGCTGAGTCTGACGGCGGGGGCGGCGCTGGGGGAGGAGGGTTATGAGCTCCGCATCACACGCGACTCCGTGGCGCTGGTCGCACATCGCGCGGCGGGGCTGTTCCGCGGGGTGCAGACGCTCCGGCAGATGCTGCCGCCGCGCATCGAGGCGGAGGAGAGCGTGCAGTCCCGGCGACCGTGGAAGATTCCCGCCGGCGTGATCCGGGACCGGCCGCGCTTCGCCTGGCGCGGGGCGATGCTGGACGTGGCGCGCCACTTCTTCACGGTGCACGAGGTGAAGCAGTACATCGACGCCATCGCGCTCTACAAGATCAACGTCCTCCACCTGCACCTGAGCGACGACCAGGGGTGGCGGATCGAGATCGCGTCGCGGCCGCGGCTGGCGGAGGTCGGCGGGAGCACGCAGGTGGGCGGAGGGCCCGGCGGCTTCTACACGCAGCGCGAGTACTCGGAGATCGTGCGCTACGCGGCGGAGCGCCACATCACCATCGTCCCCGAGATCGACCTGCCGGGGCACACCAACGCGGCCCTCGTCGCCTACCCCGAGCTGAGCTGCGGGAAGCAGGCGCCCGCCCCCTACACCGGGATCCGGGTCGGCTTCAGCGCGTTGTGTGCCGATCAAGAGGAGACCTACCGGCTGGTGGACGACGTCGTGCGCGAGCTCGCCGCCATCACGCCCGGACCGTACATCCACGTGGGCGGCGACGAGGTGGAGGCGCTCACGCCGGCGGACTACGCGCGCTTCATCGAGCGCGTCCAGGAGATCGTTGGGCGGCACGGCAAGCGGATGGTCGGGTGGGAGGAGGTCGCAAAGGCGCGCCTTCGTCCCACAACGCTCGTGCAGCAGTGGCGAAGCGACTCGGCGGCGGTGGCCGCGGTGCGGCAGGGGGCGAAGCTGATCCTGTCGCCTTCGAGCCGCGCGTACCTGGACATGCGCTACACGCGCGAGACGATGCTGGGGCTCAACTGGGCCGGCTTCGTGGAGGTACGGCACGCCTACGAATGGGATCCCGCATCCTTTCTCTCCGGCGTCACGGAAGCGAACGTGATCGGCGTGGAGGCGCCGATGTGGAGCGAAACGGTGAAGAACATGACGGCGCTCCAGTTCATGGCCTTCCCACGCCTCCCCGCCATCGCCGAGATCGGCTGGAGCCCGGCGGCGGCCAAGGACTGGGAGAGCTTCCGCGTACGCCTCGCCGCGCAGGCGCCGCGCTGGGAGATGATGGGCGTCAACTTCCACCGCTCGCCGCAGATCCCGTGGCCGTGA